The bacterium nucleotide sequence GGGGTTTGGTATGTATGATAGCAATTATAGACTATGGTATGGGTAATTTGCAGAGTGTGCAGAAAGCGTTTCTAAAACTCGGGTTTTCTGCAGAGATTATTTCTGATGCGAATAAGTTGAACAATGTTTCGCATATCGTGCTTCCTGGAGTTGGTGCATTTAAAGATGCGATGTATGGATTGAACCAAACGGGGTTTATCGAGCCGCTCATGCAATCAATCCAAACTGGGAAACCGTTGCTTGGAATTTGTTTAGGTCTACAACTTCTATTTACCGAGAGTAGTGAAGGCGGACGATATCAAGGATTAAATCTTATTCCTGGTCGGGTTGATCGATTCCCAGATTCGGTCAAAGTACCGCAAATCGGTTGGAATCAAATTAAACAAACGAAACCCAATAATCCCTTATTGCAGGGTGTCCCGGATAATGCATATGTCTATTTTGTGCATTCCTATTATGTTATTCCGGAGGACAATACAGTTATCGCAACCACCACAGAGTATGGGATAGCATTTACGTCCATGATTTGGAAAGATAACATTTTTGCGACCCAATTTCATCCGGAAAAAAGCCAGAAAATCGGGTTGCAAATTCTCGCGAATTTCGCTACACTTAAATAAACGATGATACCTGCGGATTTATGCGGGTTCAAATAGATATGTTGTAGGTAGCTAATTGCCATCAACTTCAAACCGCTTAAATCATTGTAACCAATGCAAATTATTCCTGCGATAGATATCCTCGAGGGACAATGCGTCCGATTGCAACAAGGGGAATATTCCCGGAAAACCGTGTATTCCGATGACCCGGTATCGGTTGCGAAACGATGGGAATCCGCTGGGGCGAAATGGTTGCATATTGTCGATTTAGATGGCGCCAAAACCGGTTCTTTGAAAAATTTAGATACCGTTGTTCGCATTGTTAACGCTGTAACTATTCCGGTTGAACTCGGAGGCGGGATCCGCGATTTAGCTAGTATTAAACAAGTATTATCGTTAGGAATTCAGCGCGTCGTGTTAGGGACAATAGCGTATTCTTATGCGGCAATGGTGGAAGAAGCATGTAATCGATTTGGTGAGAAAATTGCGGTTGGAATTGATGCGCGGCACGGTCGTGTGATGATTAAAGGATGGCTTGAGAAAACCGATATACCGGCACTGGATTTAGCGAAACGAATGGAAAACAGCGGGGTTAAAACCATAATTTATACGGATATTAGTAAAGATGGTATGCTGGAAGGTCCAAATTTAGCTGCAATAAAACATATTGCGTGTAATGTTGGAATATCAGTTATTGCATCCGGCGGGATTGCTACTATTAATGATATTCAAAATCTCAAACAACTCGGCTGTCCAAATCTTATCGGAGCCATCGTTGGTAAAGCGATTTATGACGGGCAGTTGGATTTACACCAGGCAATACTCGCCGCAGGATAACGGAAGTATGAATGGACGAAAGAATGCCGGAGGAAACATCAACAGTTTTTAGTTATTAATTTTTTTCCGTTTTTCCATTCATATCGGTAGTTAAAATTTTTGAATTTTTGCTTTCGGTAGATATCCTTCCTCTTTTAGCAGCTGAACCAATTTCTGATATTGTTTTCTATTAATAATTAAATCTTTTGGTGAAACTACACCAAGTATATATGGTTTAAATTTCACTGAGGATTGGATTTCTTTCGCTAAAAGTTCATTATCGCAACGAAGCAGGAATACCTCAGCGAAATAAATTTTTCCATATTGTTTTTCCCATTCTTCAAGAGTATACACTACATTTTGGGGTAGCGGTTTTTCTGAAAGTGATTGTAGAATTCGTAAAATCTTTTTTATGGTATATTCCGCTTCGAGTGCTCGGTGTACACTCCGTTTATTTAATCGCAAAGTTATATACCGGTCAACTTTAATCGGGTCAGCAAATAATTCTATTTCCCACCGAATCTGCAAAGGACAATTCGAATCAAGGAGTATTTCAAAGTTCGGCTGTAAAATTAGCGTGGGTTTATGTTCGCATATCGGCAGTTTCCCTTCAGGTAGAAGGAGATGTTTACCGAGCTCAGTGAGCGCAAGGAGCGATTCGTTGGATATTTTATGTTTTCCCAAGGCAATGAACCCAAGATGAAATAATCCAGGAAATAGATACGAGTTGATTTCTGCACGATAAGATTTTTCCCATTGCTGATCTGGCATTATTAATCGCGCGACCTCAAATAGAGAAGATATCGATATCCAAGTTGATACCGGCAATCCGGCGAGAATAGATAAAATGACACTTGATTCTGGTAAGGTTGAAAAGTGATTCTTAATCCAAGAAAAATATAGTGATTTTAACTGCTCGAGTTTTGTTAAGCTAAACCAATGAGATATCGATTGTTCATTAACTTGCCAGGTTAGATTATCCGAGATGATGAACTGCGCGCTCCGACAGAAATTTAGAATTAATTTCAATCGAGTTGGGTAATCGTCTTTAGGATAAGGAAGTTTATCGTTAACTTCAAACAGCCGTTCGATTTCCTGAATAGTCTTTTTAAACAAGCGCGTTTCCTTGGACAATACCGGCGGGGTTCGTCTTACATACGAAAGAAAACTGAACGTATCGCGCAGTATCGACCACGTTTGAACTAATTGCACTCCGTAAATTTCATTTTGTGGAACCGCGATTAAATGCGATTGTATATCGGCGGTTAAAATCGGGATTAATATTATCCGGATATCTTGAGGAATCAAATATCGTGGGATATGCTGCGATTTTGTTGAACCGGTATAAACGAGTCCATGAGCTATTAAAGGTTGAATGATTTGTTCTGGGGTTAATAGATTCGTTTGAACTCGTTCGAGTAGTCTCTGATGTAATTGTTGAACTGGTAATCCAGCGATGCCTCCGAGATAAACCATTAACCGGAGCGCTAGTTTTGTTTCTGCATTAAATCCAGCGATGAGTTCAGCGAGAATCTTCGGATTCCGTAATCGAATGGATATTTGCCGAATTAAATCTGATTTCGAGTTGAATTTTACCGTTGCACCGAGATACGATGCAATTGACTGTAAAAATTCTATCGGCGCTACCGTCAGGCAATCAATGAGATTCATAACTAATTAACAAAGTCGTTTCGATATATTCCCAAAATAATTAAAGTATTGTTTTTTCAATATTCGGTGATTAAATAGGTTATTCTATTTCATTTGCGTCTAAAATTGTATACTTATATCCTTGCTCAGTTAAAAATAATTGACGATTAGCTGCATAATCCTGTTCTTTGGTATCGCGAGTGATAATTGAATAAAAATGTGCGATAGTACCATCTAATTTCGGTCGAAGAATACGACCGAGCCGTTGTGCTTCTTCCTGACGAGAACCGAAGGTACCGGAAATTTGTATAGCGACATTTGCATCCGGTAAATCAATTGCAAAATTCGCTACTTTCGATACAACTAATAACTTAATCGTTCCCGCTCTGAACTCAGCATAAAGTTTTTCTCGTTCATCATTCGGTGTTTGACCAGTTATAATTGGCGCATTGAGTTCTTTTGCAAAATGTTCTAATTGTTGAATATATTGACCAATAATTAAAATCTGGTCATTGTTATGGCGCGCAACCAACTTCTTGACCAGTGGTTCTTTCATCGGATTTTCTGAGGCAATGCGAAATTTCGTTCGCGAATCCGCTATCGCATACTCTAGCCGAAGATGTTCTGGCAGATTTAATCGGATTTCATGACATTCAGCGGTAGCAATCCAACCCTGTTTCTCTAATTCTTTCCAGGGGACGTCATATCGTTTCGGACCGATTAAACTGAAAACGTCGTCTTCTTTGCCATCTTCCCGAACCAAGGTTGCGGTTAATCCTAATCTACGTCGCGCTTGAATTTCTGCTGTGATGCGAAAAACCGGTGCTGGTAATAAATGCACTTCATCATAAATAATTAAGCCCCAATTTTTTTTGTTAAATAGACTAAAATGCGGGAAATCACTTGCGGTATTCGGCCGGTAGATCAAAATCTGATAAGTAGCAACGGTTATCGGTTTAATTTCTTTAATTTCACCAGAATATTCACCGATTAAATCTGGCGATATATCGGTTTTATCTAAAATTTCTGTTAACCATTGGCGAACTGCAACAACATTCGTTGCTAAAATTAATGTTGCGCATTGAAGTTTGGCAATTATTCCGAGTCCAACAATAGTTTTCCCAGCACCACACGGTAACACGATTACACCACTACCACCAGCCACCGAGCCATTCGCATAAAAAATATCAACCGCTTCTTGTTGATAGTGTCGTAAGGTAAAAGGTTTTCCAGTTTGCGTTGTTTTTTTTAAGCTTATTTTAAGTGGATCTCCGGTGATATACCCAGCTAAATCCTCTACCGGAAATCCGAGTTTGATTAACGCCTGTTTGATATGTCCACGAAACTGCGGTTTGGTGAGAATAGTATTTTTATCGAGTAATTTTGTAACAAAAGGTTGAACGGATTTTTGATGCCAGATTTCTTGAATTAAATATGGGTCAGCTGAACATATTGCAAGTTGACCATTAACATTCATTAGTTTAAGTTTACCGTAACGTTCCGAAAATTCAATGATATCCCGAGCAACGTTTGCTGGGATTTCATACCGACTATATTGAGCAAGTCGTTCGAGAATCTGGTTGGCAGTATATCCGGCAGCCGCTGCATTCCATAGAGATAGAGGTGTTAACCGATATGTATGAATATGTTCCGGACTTTTAACCAGCTCCGCAAACCGAATTAGTTCATCGCGAGCGAGTTCATATTGCGGATTATCTACTTCAAGTAAAATCGTCCGGTCACTTTGGATAATGATGGGTTTTTCAGAGTGAGAATTCATAAAAAGTACCTGATACTAAAACGAAGTTAACTCTGAAGTCTTGGGTACTTGTCAGTTGTTAATACTCGGTTGACTTATCCGATACTTTGCGCACAAACTTTATTTCGGCCGGAGTGTTTTGCCATATAGAGTTGTTCGTCAGCATCTTTCAAAAGTTGTTCAGCAGATGAAGTATGTTCGGTCAAAGTTGCAACACCTACACTAATAGTTAAATTTCCGTTCGGCTGTTTTTCTTCGTTATGGAACCGATGCGATTCTACTGCCGCTCGGATTTTCTCTGCGACAACACAAGCGCCGGATAAATCCGTCTGTTGTAAAATTAATCCAAATTCTTCTCCGCCATACCGAGCAGCTAAATCAGTTTCGCGGGTGTTACTTTTAATTAAATACGCTACTTCTTCTAATACTATATCGCCTAATGGATGACCATTGGTATCATTATAAACTTTAAAATGGTCTATATCAATCATAATTACTGATAACGCATTGTTATATCGTCTCGCTGCTTGGAAAAACTCATTTAAACGGAGCATAAAATAATTATGGTTAAATAATTTAGTTAATCCGTCAGTAATTGCCATTTGTTCACTACGTCCAAACACGGCAGAATTCTCTAATGCTAACCCGACAAACCCAGCTATGGTTTCAGAGATAAGCCGTTCATCTTGAAATTCGACTCCGCTTTTTTCTAGATAAATTGCACCATGCAGCTGATTCTGATATAGAATCGGTATCGCAAACGTTACTTCCGTTAACCAGGTTTTACCACCGGCAGTTTGCCAACTATCTTTCGATGACCATTCATATCGCATAGTCTGTCTAGTTTCAGCTACACGGCCAAGCAACCCTTCACCTAACGGGATTTTATCAGGTGGTTCTTCATGGAGCGGAGTCCCGGCGCTTCCTTTTCGTTCAAGTAAATTTAGATGGGGATTAAATAGATAGACCGCACAATACTTGGTGTTCGGCGATTTAGCTAGCGATTCTATCGTGACATTAACAATAGCTGATACCCGTTTGTTCCCTTTTGTTGTTTCATCATGTTCCGGTACAGCTAATTCCGCTAAATTAACTTTTTTCGCAAAATTAGCTACAGTAATGATTAACGATGAAGTATGCAACAAATCTTTTTTTAGGTTTTCACAGGTCTGCGTTAATTTCCGGAGTTGTTCACGGTCTTCCTGAAGTTGGCGTTGTAAAGCAACATCAGACTTAGCCTGGATTTGCAAAGTAATTAATTTTGTTATTGCGGTGATAAGCATAGCGTTAAACAATAGTAACCCAACAGGGAAAAGGTGGTTCCAGGGTTCTTGCCGGATAACTAAAACGCCAGGTTCTTTATAGAGTAAGATACCGTGGCTAACTACCGCACCAATGAGAACAATTAACGCTCCGGTCACTCCCCAAAAATATGCTGCACCAAAAATAACTAAGAGATAAAGCTGGGCGGCTATAACTTTCTGGATGATGGTACTATCCTTATCGGTTAACAGTAGGAAATTGATAAAAAACGCTAAACTAAATATGAAGATAATTATGATAATTTTAATCGCTTTTTGCATACCGAAGTTAGATAATGATAGTATTGATTAGCAACCAATTATGTAAGCTTATATTTTAACACTTTTTGGTTCAAAAAGAAATAGGAATCGAAGAATAGCTAGGGCAACAAGAAGGCAATTGCAATTCCATAACGTATAATCATTGGTAAATATTTCCAGAAGTCCGGCTGATGTGGATTAATTCATTGATGGTAGATGTTAATTGAACGATCCTTAAAGTAACATTCATGATTTTTGCTTGTGCTTAGAAGAAACCATATACTCCAAATCAACACCAAATAGACCAAGATAGAATAATCCAATAATCCATTATTGCACCAATGTAATAAAATAAAATGGAAAAACCCCGATTTCTTTGCTATGATTTACATTGAGAAATATTCTTAGAGAGGAGATGAAATACGTATGCCGGAATTCAGACAAAATATGGCAACAAATGAATGGGTGATTATCGCTACAGAACGAGCGAAACGTCCAGAAGACTTTCAAAAGAAGATTGAGGGGAAACCGCAATTACCGCCTTACAAAACCGATTGCCCATTCTGCCCAGGAAATGAATCGAAAACACCGCCAGCAACGTTAACCATAGAACGAAACGGAAACTGGTCAGTTCGAGTGGTCCCGAATAAATTTGCGGCGGTACAAAAAGGAATAGAGTTTAAGCCGGAAAGAGTCGGTCGGTTTCTAAAAATGTCCGGGTATGGAATAGCAGAAGTGATTATTGAAACGCCCAACCATAATGTTACGTTAGCAACGATGGATATCGCTGGGGTTCAGGATGTTATTCAGGCATATAAAGAGCGGAGTTTATCCGTTGCTCGAGAAGACCGAATTGGATTTATCAATCTATTTCGGAATCATGGAATTAAAGCTGGGACTTCATTAGAACATCCGCATTCGCAACTTATTGCGACTCCAATAATTCCACCACATGTGCGAAATCCGATTGAGCAAGCAGTACGGTATCATGATACACACAGTCGCTGTATCTATTGCGATATGCTCGCAGAAGAAATCCAATTGAAAGATAGGAT carries:
- the hisH gene encoding imidazole glycerol phosphate synthase subunit HisH codes for the protein MIAIIDYGMGNLQSVQKAFLKLGFSAEIISDANKLNNVSHIVLPGVGAFKDAMYGLNQTGFIEPLMQSIQTGKPLLGICLGLQLLFTESSEGGRYQGLNLIPGRVDRFPDSVKVPQIGWNQIKQTKPNNPLLQGVPDNAYVYFVHSYYVIPEDNTVIATTTEYGIAFTSMIWKDNIFATQFHPEKSQKIGLQILANFATLK
- a CDS encoding helicase-associated domain-containing protein, with the translated sequence MNLIDCLTVAPIEFLQSIASYLGATVKFNSKSDLIRQISIRLRNPKILAELIAGFNAETKLALRLMVYLGGIAGLPVQQLHQRLLERVQTNLLTPEQIIQPLIAHGLVYTGSTKSQHIPRYLIPQDIRIILIPILTADIQSHLIAVPQNEIYGVQLVQTWSILRDTFSFLSYVRRTPPVLSKETRLFKKTIQEIERLFEVNDKLPYPKDDYPTRLKLILNFCRSAQFIISDNLTWQVNEQSISHWFSLTKLEQLKSLYFSWIKNHFSTLPESSVILSILAGLPVSTWISISSLFEVARLIMPDQQWEKSYRAEINSYLFPGLFHLGFIALGKHKISNESLLALTELGKHLLLPEGKLPICEHKPTLILQPNFEILLDSNCPLQIRWEIELFADPIKVDRYITLRLNKRSVHRALEAEYTIKKILRILQSLSEKPLPQNVVYTLEEWEKQYGKIYFAEVFLLRCDNELLAKEIQSSVKFKPYILGVVSPKDLIINRKQYQKLVQLLKEEGYLPKAKIQKF
- a CDS encoding sensor domain-containing diguanylate cyclase, with translation MQKAIKIIIIIFIFSLAFFINFLLLTDKDSTIIQKVIAAQLYLLVIFGAAYFWGVTGALIVLIGAVVSHGILLYKEPGVLVIRQEPWNHLFPVGLLLFNAMLITAITKLITLQIQAKSDVALQRQLQEDREQLRKLTQTCENLKKDLLHTSSLIITVANFAKKVNLAELAVPEHDETTKGNKRVSAIVNVTIESLAKSPNTKYCAVYLFNPHLNLLERKGSAGTPLHEEPPDKIPLGEGLLGRVAETRQTMRYEWSSKDSWQTAGGKTWLTEVTFAIPILYQNQLHGAIYLEKSGVEFQDERLISETIAGFVGLALENSAVFGRSEQMAITDGLTKLFNHNYFMLRLNEFFQAARRYNNALSVIMIDIDHFKVYNDTNGHPLGDIVLEEVAYLIKSNTRETDLAARYGGEEFGLILQQTDLSGACVVAEKIRAAVESHRFHNEEKQPNGNLTISVGVATLTEHTSSAEQLLKDADEQLYMAKHSGRNKVCAQSIG
- the hisA gene encoding 1-(5-phosphoribosyl)-5-[(5-phosphoribosylamino)methylideneamino]imidazole-4-carboxamide isomerase — its product is MQIIPAIDILEGQCVRLQQGEYSRKTVYSDDPVSVAKRWESAGAKWLHIVDLDGAKTGSLKNLDTVVRIVNAVTIPVELGGGIRDLASIKQVLSLGIQRVVLGTIAYSYAAMVEEACNRFGEKIAVGIDARHGRVMIKGWLEKTDIPALDLAKRMENSGVKTIIYTDISKDGMLEGPNLAAIKHIACNVGISVIASGGIATINDIQNLKQLGCPNLIGAIVGKAIYDGQLDLHQAILAAG
- the galT gene encoding galactose-1-phosphate uridylyltransferase, giving the protein MPEFRQNMATNEWVIIATERAKRPEDFQKKIEGKPQLPPYKTDCPFCPGNESKTPPATLTIERNGNWSVRVVPNKFAAVQKGIEFKPERVGRFLKMSGYGIAEVIIETPNHNVTLATMDIAGVQDVIQAYKERSLSVAREDRIGFINLFRNHGIKAGTSLEHPHSQLIATPIIPPHVRNPIEQAVRYHDTHSRCIYCDMLAEEIQLKDRIIFETEHFVAYCPFASRTPFEVRIMPKQHRASFAYITASETADFSRCVKDILARIYFGLDNPDYNFIIRSAPVGDEDAKYYHWYMVIILKLTTPAGFEIGTGIYINITYPEQCADFLKKIEY
- a CDS encoding DEAD/DEAH box helicase; its protein translation is MNSHSEKPIIIQSDRTILLEVDNPQYELARDELIRFAELVKSPEHIHTYRLTPLSLWNAAAAGYTANQILERLAQYSRYEIPANVARDIIEFSERYGKLKLMNVNGQLAICSADPYLIQEIWHQKSVQPFVTKLLDKNTILTKPQFRGHIKQALIKLGFPVEDLAGYITGDPLKISLKKTTQTGKPFTLRHYQQEAVDIFYANGSVAGGSGVIVLPCGAGKTIVGLGIIAKLQCATLILATNVVAVRQWLTEILDKTDISPDLIGEYSGEIKEIKPITVATYQILIYRPNTASDFPHFSLFNKKNWGLIIYDEVHLLPAPVFRITAEIQARRRLGLTATLVREDGKEDDVFSLIGPKRYDVPWKELEKQGWIATAECHEIRLNLPEHLRLEYAIADSRTKFRIASENPMKEPLVKKLVARHNNDQILIIGQYIQQLEHFAKELNAPIITGQTPNDEREKLYAEFRAGTIKLLVVSKVANFAIDLPDANVAIQISGTFGSRQEEAQRLGRILRPKLDGTIAHFYSIITRDTKEQDYAANRQLFLTEQGYKYTILDANEIE